A single region of the Bombus fervidus isolate BK054 chromosome 18, iyBomFerv1, whole genome shotgun sequence genome encodes:
- the LOC139996471 gene encoding uncharacterized protein C18orf63-like: MSNLCCAICETDFLEVHDPSAKSHFYWQTMKCRLLIHLISDVIASPVMGTERYIFVITHKQFSETGRLDKILRNFKLVYRGLRSVTTEVYKSCLRYTIQTKIAPLWNKVDDYFVQGKHFYNFIEGTRALKLDILIGERKMCLQLHAEILKIPYIKLEDYLSPSILSHFLADPKGYVDLSRYNLPFVHVLPSTKKGKVLSVSKELPAKCAFKDYDQLRRHWKNMV, translated from the exons ATGAGTAACCTATGTTGTGCAATTTGCGAAACTGATTTTCTTGAAGTTCATGATCCATCGGCaaaatcacatttttattgGCAAACAATGAAATGCCG attacttattcatttaatatctGACGTTATTGCTTCGCCAGTAATGGGtacagaaagatatatatttgttataacgcataaacaattttctgaaactggtagattggacaaaattttgagaaattttaaacTAGTG tATCGAGGATTAAGATCAGTTACTACagaagtttataaaagttgTCTTAGGTATACGATACAAACTAAGATAGCTCCTTTGTGGAATAAAGTTGATGATTATTTTGTTCaaggaaaacatttttataactttatagaaggAACTAGAgcattaaaattagatatacTTATAGGGG aAAGGAAAATGTGTTTGCAACTTCATGcagaaatacttaaaattccATATATAAAACTTGAAGACTATCTTTCACCATCTATATTATCACATTTTTTAGCAGACCCTAAAGGATACGTTgatttatctcgttataatCTTCCATTTGTACATGTGTTACCAAG TACAAAAAAAGGCAAAGTATTATCTGTATCTAAAGAACTTCCAGCAAAATGTGCTTTCAAAGATTATGACCAATTACGTAGACACTGgaaaaatatggtataa
- the LOC139996704 gene encoding 3-hydroxyacyl-CoA dehydrogenase type-2-like, translated as MTIPLARGLASQGIRVITICWLHRQPNYSMLTQTSSSLGQSLSRSNFFFRGGNPHRHPPLLEGRRYGPCKEVAHLIQACIENPLINGANIRIDMG; from the exons ATGACGATCCCTTTAGCTAGAGGACTCGCGTCGCAAGGAATACGTGTTATCACAATTTGCTGGTTACACAGACAGCCCAATTACAG TATGTTGACACAAACCAGCAGTAGTTTGGGTCAATCATTGAGTCGTTCAAACTTTTTTTTCCGTGGAGGAAATCCGCACAGACACCCGCCGCTTCTAGAGGGAAGA CGCTACGGACCCTGCAAGGAAGTAGCTCATTTGATTCAAGCATGCATCGAAAATCCATTGATTAATGGCGCGAATATACGTATAGATATGGGCTAG